One region of bacterium genomic DNA includes:
- a CDS encoding SRPBCC domain-containing protein, producing MSNPVNVIKNLKEKFILVTKEFNAPLPNVWRAFSEKELLDQWWGPSPWRAETKTMLFKPGGYWLYAMVGPDNQKHWGRMNYISIDLHHFIDMEDFFCDENGNLNGELPISKGRIAFTKTESGTKVEFKTTYASEADIHKLVEMGFEQGITLCLEQLTQLMNKKNL from the coding sequence ATGAGTAATCCTGTCAACGTAATTAAAAACCTGAAAGAAAAATTCATCCTCGTAACAAAAGAATTTAATGCCCCATTACCTAATGTCTGGCGCGCCTTTTCAGAGAAAGAATTATTGGATCAGTGGTGGGGACCTTCTCCATGGAGAGCCGAAACCAAAACAATGCTTTTTAAACCCGGAGGGTATTGGCTGTATGCCATGGTAGGCCCCGACAATCAGAAGCATTGGGGGCGCATGAATTATATTTCGATTGATCTTCACCACTTCATTGACATGGAAGACTTTTTTTGCGATGAAAATGGTAATTTGAATGGCGAACTTCCCATTTCAAAAGGAAGAATCGCTTTCACTAAAACGGAAAGCGGAACCAAAGTCGAGTTCAAAACCACCTATGCCTCCGAAGCGGACATTCATAAACTGGTTGAAATGGGCTTCGAACAAGGTATTACTCTGTGCCTCGAACAATTAACTCAATTAATGAATAAGAAAAACCTATGA
- a CDS encoding DoxX family membrane protein, with product MRSKVFFAVCLLFGLMFINAGLNKFLNYIPVPPDLPEKMVKQSAAFLEIGWLLPLVATAEIIGGILFIISKFRPLGAIIIFPVMIGIVMTHITVAPSGLPIALLLLTINLFIIYDNREKYIAMIK from the coding sequence ATGAGGTCAAAAGTATTTTTTGCGGTTTGTCTCTTGTTCGGGTTGATGTTTATCAACGCCGGGCTGAATAAATTTCTCAATTACATACCCGTTCCACCCGATTTACCTGAAAAGATGGTAAAACAGTCTGCCGCGTTTTTGGAAATCGGATGGCTTTTACCCCTTGTGGCTACGGCTGAAATCATAGGAGGAATTCTTTTTATCATTTCAAAATTCAGGCCGCTCGGCGCTATCATTATTTTCCCCGTGATGATCGGCATTGTAATGACACACATTACCGTGGCGCCTTCCGGATTACCGATCGCGCTTCTATTGTTAACGATCAACCTCTTTATTATTTACGATAACCGCGAAAAATACATAGCCATGATTAAGTAA